agatctatttacaataatcacacatagttttcaagattcctcccacaatgatatatgtgcatacataacaagctaaactcgtaaatgcactacgccattggtacgaaggtactaggctaaactcacatgtgatatacacacCACaaacgatcaaactttttgaagatttttcaattattatggctttttgaatttttgaacacactaaaaaacaggacaagtaaagtaagatcaacaaaaacaagtacaaaacagaacttgtaaaagaaacatgctataaACTGGAAGCaatgcatgatatgatgcatgaacctatGACCCTAAACATCAGAAGTATTAATGCAAGGACATAGGAAGTTATCATGCAtaagtacccttcttcacccactcTTTACGAGTATTTTGGATGAGAGCTTTAGATGGCAGGGTATGACCAACATAACTTTCAAACCTTGGAGTGAAGTTAGCAAAGCACAGTGATATGTTCTTCAATATCTCCATAACATCTCCAATGAGATGTCCCTCACTATCTGCCTTAGCTTGTGCTCCATTTGGTCTCCTTTTTGAAGTTTCTTGACCACGCATAGAATCAACCTTTTTGAGTGCATGAAGCTTGAAACCATTCGGCCTTGTGTGTCCTTGTGCGCCACAATGACGACACAAGTGCTTTACTCGGGGCCccttttgatttttgggtaatgacttccctttttcctttggcTTTGCACCAATGGTTCTCTTTACTACAGCAGGGGTCTCAATCTCAAGCTTCACTTCTTTAAGTTTCTCTTCATTCTTGGCTGATATGAACTTCACTTCCTTCTTGGGTTCGCTGCTCAAACTTCCTTCTCCAGTATAGCCCAAACCGGTCTTATCATGTGAAGATTTTTGAGAGGATCAtacattgtcaagtttcttggtGGAGATGTGCTCGACCTTGACATTAGCTTGgataatttcaagttcaaggaACTTGATCTTAGAGTATGCTTTAACCAACTCTCCCTTGAGTCCTTCTACTTCACACTTTGCTTCCTTGAGTTGCACAAGTATTCCCTTATGCTCTTCTTcaacctttttcatctttttcacagcaAGGTTGGCAACTTTGGCATATTTGCCACAATCTTCCAACAAAGAATTATATGCTTCTTGAAGGTTGTTCTCGCCTTCATTTTGGTACACGTCTTCGTCTTCCAATTCTTCAACTTCCTCATCCTCGGAAAGATCACCAAGTTCATCAACCAATTTGCTCAAATCATTCTTTGAATTGACTGAGGCAATTGTCATGAAGGCTTGGTAGTTCCCTTCACTGTCACATTCTCCTTCCGTGTCTGAATTTGAGCTGTCAGAATCACTCAAAGTAGTGGCAAACACTTTGCCCTTCCCTCTCAAGTAGTTAGGACACTCCTTCTTGAGATGCCCATGGCCATTGCATTCGTAACACACAATTCCTTGAGGGGATTGAAActccttcccatctttcttcttaAACTCCTTCCTATCACCCTTGGAGGATGAGAACTTTCCTTTGCTGAATGGCTTCCCACTGTTTTTCATCTTCAGAAATTTTTAGAAGTTCTTTGCAAGGAAAGCTACCTCCTTCTCCACATCATCTTCTTTGGAGGAATCATCCATTCTCTCGGTGATGgttttaagagcaagagatttgctcgaTTTATGAGAAGGCAGTCCcagctcatatgtttggagagatccaatgagctcttggattttgatctcTTCCAAATCTTTACTTTCCTCTATAGCTGTGATTTTTGCTCGGAAACTCTCCGGTAGTGacctcaaaatctttctcaccaccttagcatcctcaatcttctctccgagattgagcttagcaattacAATTTCATTGAGATTTCCATAGAATGAATCGAAAGACTCATCGTCACCCATCTTGAGCTCTTCAAATTTGGTGGTAAGCATTTGGAGCTTCGTGTCCTTGACTTTcttagtaccctcataggtAGTCTCAAGAATCGTCCAAGTTTCCTTAGCTGTATCTACATGCGATATCTTGTGAAATTCATCAGTAGACATACCACAGAATATAGCGTTAGTAGCTTTACTATTTGCATTAGCCAAAGCAAGAGCTGCCTTGTCCCACTCGAACTTGGCTGTCGTGGGTTTAACATACTTATTCTTGATGGAGTCCCATACTGACTCATCTATAGCACACAAGAAAGCCCTCATACGgaccttccaaaaggcataattgCTCCCATCAAAAAATGGTGAGACATTGAGAGATTGTGACAGGTCCATCACAAAAGGGTTAAGGATCACACTCAAGTAATAAAACCACAGCGAGTGtacctgctttgataccaattgaatgcacgaaaatgtgttaaaacacaagagctgtttaaacccccaaattaaaaaatatggctcgatagattttactctaacttatattaagtgcggaatagagtaaatgcgagcagataaacaaataaactactctaagccattaTCAAAATAACACAGCAGTAATATGacagctaaaagagtagggaagaagaatgcaaacacaa
This genomic stretch from Quercus robur chromosome 4, dhQueRobu3.1, whole genome shotgun sequence harbors:
- the LOC126721747 gene encoding uncharacterized protein LOC126721747; translated protein: MKNSGKPFSKGKFSSSKGDRKEFKKKDGKEFQSPQGIVCYECNGHGHLKKECPNYLRGKGKVFATTLSDSDSSNSDTEGECDSEGNYQAFMTIASVNSKNDLSKLVDELGDLSEDEEVEELEDEDVYQNEGENNLQEAYNSLLEDCGKYAKVANLAVKKMKKVEEEHKGILVQLKEAKCEVEGLKGELVKAYSKIKFLELEIIQANVKVEHISTKKLDNTGLGYTGEGSLSSEPKKEVKFISAKNEEKLKEVKLEIETPAVVKRTIGAKPKEKGKSLPKNQKGPRVKHLCRHCGAQGHTRPNGFKLHALKKVDSMRGQETSKRRPNGAQAKADSEGHLIGDVMEILKNISLCFANFTPRFESYVGHTLPSKALIQNTRKEWVKKGTYA